In the Streptomyces sp. NBC_00525 genome, one interval contains:
- a CDS encoding DUF6397 family protein, whose protein sequence is MPLMNTSGTTESATAPEGVEDTISASRASAELGLKRAEFDLAVHLGAVRVVSGPDGRPRVRPSQIEHLRAREGFPDALREQVRTVGTAEGARLLDISQTRFTRLARSGCLTPIAFYLNRYRVVVWIYLAQEVQTLALRSPELLVGNSPPWMRDLLDAGDDLRPRNWRSRRIERLLALTDDPWVRAAVVAQGLDPVQLAEVVDDPYERALLGKLRHEAVFGRRPSVAGREVMARLMPADAPDEILWRRITLIAELDAARERHPAPRPGDAPRPQPAAPEPAAPQPAVPVASSVAPPVGSSRPGRPVGLLARLGRRASGRLRLRQGRRGGAIAAVRPAGRRDGRRDGAGRTG, encoded by the coding sequence ATGCCACTCATGAACACGTCCGGAACGACGGAGAGCGCCACCGCGCCGGAGGGCGTCGAGGACACGATCTCCGCGAGCCGCGCCTCGGCGGAACTCGGGCTGAAGCGCGCCGAGTTCGACCTCGCGGTCCACCTGGGGGCGGTGCGGGTGGTCAGCGGTCCGGACGGCCGGCCCCGGGTCCGGCCGTCGCAGATCGAACACCTTCGCGCCCGGGAAGGGTTCCCCGACGCACTCCGCGAACAGGTGCGCACGGTGGGAACGGCGGAGGGCGCCCGGCTGCTCGACATCAGCCAGACCCGCTTCACCAGGCTGGCCCGGTCCGGTTGCCTCACACCCATCGCCTTCTACCTCAACCGCTACCGCGTGGTCGTGTGGATCTACCTCGCGCAGGAGGTCCAGACGCTGGCGCTCCGGTCGCCGGAACTGCTGGTGGGCAACAGCCCGCCCTGGATGCGCGACCTGCTGGACGCCGGGGACGACCTGCGGCCCCGCAACTGGCGGTCGCGCCGGATCGAGCGACTGCTCGCCCTCACGGACGACCCCTGGGTACGCGCGGCGGTCGTCGCCCAGGGACTGGACCCCGTCCAGTTGGCGGAGGTGGTGGACGACCCCTACGAGCGCGCCCTCCTCGGCAAGCTCCGGCACGAGGCGGTGTTCGGCCGCAGGCCATCGGTCGCGGGGCGCGAGGTGATGGCCCGGCTGATGCCCGCGGACGCACCCGATGAGATCCTCTGGCGCCGGATCACCCTCATCGCGGAGCTGGACGCCGCCCGCGAACGCCATCCCGCCCCACGCCCGGGCGACGCGCCCCGGCCGCAGCCCGCCGCGCCGGAGCCTGCCGCGCCGCAGCCCGCCGTGCCGGTCGCGTCGTCCGTCGCCCCGCCCGTTGGCTCTTCCCGGCCGGGGAGGCCCGTCGGGCTTCTGGCCCGGCTCGGGCGGCGGGCGTCGGGGAGGCTCAGGCTTCGCCAGGGGCGGCGCGGCGGCGCGATCGCCGCGGTGCGGCCCGCCGGGCGGCGGGACGGGCGGCGTGACGGTGCGGGGCGGACCGGATAA
- a CDS encoding GNAT family N-acetyltransferase, translating into MLIREATSEDWPAIWPFFHEIVAAGETFTYPLDLQETDAADWWLMKPPHRTVVAVDGEGTVLGTAKMNRNHMGNGSHIASASYMVAPAHSGQGVGRALCEYSIEWARAAGYRAMQFNAVVETNTAAVKLYRSLGFDILGTLPEGFDHPTEGFVGLHIMHRRL; encoded by the coding sequence ATGTTGATCAGGGAAGCAACTTCCGAGGACTGGCCCGCCATCTGGCCGTTCTTCCACGAAATCGTCGCCGCGGGCGAGACCTTCACCTATCCGCTCGACCTCCAGGAGACCGACGCCGCCGACTGGTGGCTCATGAAGCCGCCCCACCGGACCGTGGTCGCGGTCGACGGCGAAGGAACCGTCCTCGGCACGGCGAAGATGAACAGGAACCACATGGGCAACGGCTCGCACATCGCCAGTGCCAGCTACATGGTCGCCCCGGCCCACAGCGGACAGGGCGTCGGCCGGGCCCTGTGCGAGTACAGCATCGAGTGGGCGCGGGCCGCGGGATACCGGGCCATGCAGTTCAACGCGGTGGTGGAGACCAACACGGCGGCGGTCAAGCTGTACCGCTCCCTCGGATTCGACATCCTCGGCACACTGCCCGAGGGATTCGACCACCCCACCGAGGGCTTCGTGGGCCTGCACATCATGCACCGCCGGCTCTGA
- a CDS encoding SpoIIE family protein phosphatase gives MTDQNRPPVVPGPPGRPAGGAPASETGTAERLALNRTGSFEWDVDAGTLDIDEAGLLVFGLDPASFDARPETLAERLEPEERARLDAATEEALKGRHSSYSVHFRMRLGDGREQWTHVQGRILRGENGRARRVIGLVRDATAEVTHSDFVLELEKRRRRQTGIVERTTTALSRAVTVDDVTAALTGPGGLARLGADGLALGLLDNAALNVIALSGESLTELDDLSAGRLDPRFPLADTVLSGRARFVGSLAALTRRYPVLEPLAGRLRFQAAAYLPLVAQARTIGGLALFYRARTTFTADERNLCLGLAAIVAQSLQRAKLFDEEREFATGLQAAMLPRRIHDIEGGEIAVRYHAAWSGRQVGGDWYDVIALPKDRFGIVVGDVQGHDTHAAAIMGQLRIALRAYAAEGHPPSTVLARASRFLAELDTDRFATCAYAQVDLGTGTVRVVRAGHFGPLIRHMDGRVGSPQVRGGMPLGISTDFGDEEYPETRLDLVPGETLVLYTDGLVEEPGADIDAGVRTLITEVSAGPAGAEALADHLSDRLWERWGSGDDVALLVLRRSPDPGSPRAPRLHQYIHQADPEGLSDARSIVRQALTDWDMAELADDAELVTGELLVNVLLHTEGGAVLTLEVLPEPVRRVRLSVQDRSSAWPRRRQPGETATSGRGLLLLDALTARWGIEPRGEGKAVWCEIGPRGEP, from the coding sequence ATGACCGATCAGAACCGGCCGCCGGTCGTCCCCGGCCCGCCCGGCCGGCCCGCGGGTGGCGCGCCCGCGAGCGAAACGGGTACGGCGGAGCGGCTCGCCCTGAACCGGACGGGCAGCTTCGAGTGGGACGTCGACGCCGGGACGCTGGACATCGACGAGGCGGGCCTGCTGGTCTTCGGCCTGGACCCGGCCTCGTTCGACGCGCGCCCGGAGACCCTGGCGGAGCGGCTGGAGCCGGAGGAGCGGGCCCGGCTGGACGCCGCGACGGAGGAGGCGCTCAAGGGCCGGCACAGCTCGTACAGCGTCCACTTCCGGATGCGGCTCGGGGACGGCCGGGAGCAGTGGACGCATGTCCAGGGGCGCATCCTGCGCGGCGAGAACGGGAGGGCGCGCCGGGTGATCGGTCTGGTGCGGGACGCGACGGCCGAGGTCACCCATTCGGACTTCGTGCTGGAACTGGAAAAACGCCGCCGCCGCCAGACCGGCATCGTTGAACGCACAACGACCGCGTTGTCGCGGGCGGTGACGGTGGACGATGTGACCGCGGCCCTCACCGGGCCGGGCGGGCTGGCCCGGCTGGGCGCCGACGGGCTCGCGCTGGGGCTGCTGGACAACGCCGCGCTGAACGTCATCGCCCTGAGCGGCGAGTCGCTGACGGAGCTGGACGACCTGAGCGCGGGACGGCTCGATCCCCGGTTCCCGCTGGCCGACACCGTGCTCAGCGGGCGGGCCCGGTTCGTCGGTTCCCTGGCGGCGCTGACGCGCCGCTATCCGGTGCTGGAGCCGCTCGCGGGACGGCTGAGGTTCCAGGCCGCTGCCTATCTGCCGCTGGTCGCCCAGGCCAGGACAATCGGCGGACTGGCCCTCTTCTACCGCGCCCGCACCACCTTCACCGCCGACGAGCGCAATCTGTGTCTGGGGCTGGCCGCGATCGTGGCCCAGTCGCTCCAGCGGGCGAAGCTGTTCGACGAGGAGCGCGAGTTCGCCACGGGCCTCCAGGCCGCGATGCTGCCGCGCCGCATCCACGACATCGAGGGCGGGGAGATCGCCGTCCGCTACCACGCGGCGTGGAGCGGCCGCCAGGTCGGGGGCGACTGGTACGACGTGATCGCCCTGCCCAAGGACCGGTTCGGGATCGTGGTGGGCGACGTCCAGGGCCATGACACCCACGCGGCGGCGATCATGGGCCAGCTGCGGATCGCCCTGCGCGCCTACGCCGCCGAGGGGCATCCGCCCTCGACGGTCCTGGCCCGCGCCTCCCGCTTCCTCGCCGAACTCGACACCGACCGGTTCGCGACCTGCGCGTACGCCCAGGTCGATCTGGGCACCGGAACCGTGCGGGTCGTCCGGGCCGGCCATTTCGGGCCGCTGATCCGGCACATGGACGGCCGGGTGGGCAGCCCCCAGGTGCGCGGCGGCATGCCGCTGGGCATCTCCACCGACTTCGGCGACGAGGAGTATCCGGAGACCCGGCTCGACCTGGTGCCGGGCGAGACGCTGGTCCTGTACACGGACGGGCTGGTGGAGGAGCCGGGCGCCGACATCGACGCGGGGGTGCGCACCCTCATCACCGAGGTCAGCGCGGGCCCGGCGGGCGCCGAGGCGCTGGCCGACCACCTCTCGGACCGGCTGTGGGAGCGCTGGGGCTCCGGCGACGACGTCGCCCTGCTCGTGCTGCGCCGCAGCCCGGACCCCGGCTCGCCCCGCGCGCCGCGCCTGCACCAGTACATCCATCAGGCCGACCCGGAGGGGCTGTCCGACGCCCGGTCCATCGTCCGCCAGGCCCTGACCGACTGGGACATGGCGGAACTCGCGGACGACGCCGAACTGGTCACCGGGGAGCTCCTGGTGAACGTGCTGCTCCACACCGAGGGCGGCGCGGTCCTCACCCTGGAGGTGCTGCCCGAGCCGGTCCGCCGGGTCCGGCTCTCCGTGCAGGACCGGTCCAGTGCCTGGCCCCGCCGCCGCCAGCCGGGCGAAACCGCGACGTCGGGCCGGGGGCTGCTCCTGCTGGACGCCCTCACCGCCCGCTGGGGCATCGAGCCCCGTGGCGAGGGCAAGGCCGTCTGGTGCGAGATCGGCCCGCGCGGCGAGCCGTAG
- a CDS encoding enoyl-CoA hydratase/isomerase family protein, whose translation MNHEDPVLSHTEGSVRHLTLNRPRALNALNHVMVRLMADALDAAERDEAVVAVLLTGAGERGLCAGGDIRAVRDDALAGGTASLDFWRDEYRLNARIARFPKPYVALMDGIVMGGGVGVSAHGSVRIVTERSRIAMPETGIGFVPDVGGTYLLATAPGELGTHLALTGDPVGAADALLCGLADHFVPAEGLTALVAALAQCTTPAEITAAARRHARPAPGGELAAHRDWIDSCYAAGTVEEIVDRLTGHGDPAAKQAAETIRAKAPTSLKVTLEAVRRARRLGGLEAVLDQEFRVSTAAFAGPDLIEGVRAQIVDKDRDPRWHPARLSEVTDEDVARHFAPLGDRELGLAPLPGASPEG comes from the coding sequence ATGAACCACGAGGACCCCGTCCTGTCGCACACCGAAGGAAGCGTCCGCCACCTCACCCTCAACCGGCCCCGCGCCCTGAACGCGCTGAACCACGTCATGGTGCGGCTCATGGCCGATGCGCTCGACGCGGCGGAGCGGGACGAGGCCGTCGTCGCCGTGCTGCTCACCGGCGCGGGGGAGCGGGGCCTGTGCGCGGGCGGCGACATCCGCGCCGTCCGCGACGACGCCCTCGCCGGAGGCACCGCCTCACTGGACTTCTGGCGCGACGAATACCGGCTCAACGCCCGCATCGCCCGCTTCCCCAAGCCGTACGTCGCACTGATGGACGGCATCGTGATGGGCGGCGGCGTCGGGGTCTCCGCCCACGGCTCCGTCCGCATCGTCACCGAGCGCTCCCGCATCGCCATGCCCGAGACCGGGATCGGCTTCGTCCCGGACGTCGGCGGAACGTATCTGCTGGCGACCGCGCCCGGTGAACTCGGGACGCATCTGGCCCTCACCGGCGACCCGGTCGGCGCGGCCGACGCACTCCTGTGCGGCCTCGCCGACCACTTCGTGCCCGCCGAAGGGCTCACCGCCCTCGTGGCCGCCCTGGCGCAGTGCACGACCCCCGCGGAGATCACCGCCGCCGCGCGGCGGCACGCCCGCCCCGCGCCCGGCGGAGAACTCGCCGCGCACCGCGACTGGATCGACTCCTGCTACGCGGCCGGCACCGTCGAGGAGATCGTCGACCGCCTCACCGGCCACGGCGACCCCGCAGCCAAGCAGGCCGCCGAGACCATCCGGGCCAAGGCGCCCACCTCGCTCAAGGTCACGCTCGAAGCCGTGCGCCGGGCGCGCCGCCTCGGCGGCCTGGAAGCGGTCCTCGACCAGGAGTTCCGCGTCTCCACCGCCGCCTTCGCCGGCCCCGACCTGATCGAAGGCGTCCGCGCCCAGATCGTGGACAAGGACCGCGACCCCCGCTGGCACCCGGCGCGGCTCTCCGAGGTCACCGACGAGGACGTGGCACGCCACTTCGCCCCCCTCGGCGACCGGGAACTCGGCCTCGCACCGCTCCCCGGGGCGTCACCCGAGGGCTGA
- a CDS encoding pentapeptide repeat-containing protein → MPDNDRAALRADCANCFALCCVALTLTRSADFAVDKAAGTPCRNLRDDFRCGIHARLRTEGFPGCTVYDCFGAGQKVSVEIFGGRDCRAAPETAGQMYQVFPVVRQLHELLWYLTEAAGLAPARSLRGAIRSAVEATEALTRLDAHALETLDVAAHRGEVAVLLGRVSELVRATAPGRRKRAHRGGDLMGARLRKADLRGADLRGAYLIAADLGGADLRLADLIGADFRDADLSGADLTGALFLTQAQVNAARGSAATRLPAALDRPAHWGR, encoded by the coding sequence GTGCCCGACAACGACCGTGCCGCCCTCCGCGCCGACTGCGCCAACTGCTTCGCCCTGTGCTGCGTCGCGCTGACGCTGACGCGCTCCGCGGACTTCGCCGTCGACAAGGCGGCGGGTACGCCCTGCCGCAACCTCCGGGACGACTTCCGCTGCGGCATCCACGCCCGGCTGCGCACCGAGGGCTTCCCCGGCTGCACCGTCTACGACTGCTTCGGCGCCGGGCAGAAGGTGTCGGTGGAGATATTCGGCGGACGGGACTGTCGCGCCGCCCCGGAGACCGCCGGGCAGATGTACCAGGTCTTCCCCGTCGTCCGGCAACTCCACGAACTGCTCTGGTATCTCACCGAGGCCGCCGGCCTGGCCCCGGCCCGCTCCCTGCGCGGCGCGATCCGCAGCGCCGTCGAGGCGACCGAGGCCCTGACCCGCCTGGACGCCCACGCCCTGGAGACCCTGGACGTGGCGGCGCACCGGGGCGAGGTCGCCGTGCTCCTGGGCCGGGTGAGCGAACTCGTCCGCGCCACGGCCCCCGGCCGCAGGAAGCGCGCCCACCGGGGCGGCGACCTGATGGGCGCCCGGCTCAGGAAGGCGGACCTGCGGGGTGCCGACCTGCGCGGCGCCTATCTCATCGCGGCCGACCTCGGCGGCGCCGACCTGCGCCTCGCGGACCTCATCGGCGCCGACTTCCGGGACGCGGACCTGTCGGGCGCCGACCTGACCGGGGCGCTCTTCCTGACCCAGGCCCAGGTGAACGCGGCGCGGGGGAGCGCCGCCACCCGGCTGCCCGCCGCGCTCGACCGCCCCGCGCACTGGGGCAGGTGA
- a CDS encoding radical SAM protein: MPSRTDPARTEPGSADRTRLVERLMERFPHVPREAVIKEDLLRGGLAFDESALSDNEDGDVKPKSYFIFSFDHGTLPELGEAALRRPPEEIVLTGGPYELRRTVVSVRVNPASPYRVAAGDDGMLGLYLDGRRISDVGLPPMPDYYRHTLANGKSVMEVAPTIQWGYLVYLTVFRVCQYFGAKEECQYCDINHNWRQHKAAGRPYTGVKPVEEVLEALEIIDRYDTAKSSTAYTLTGGAITSHIGGRDEADFYGQYAKAIEERFPDRWIGKVVAQALPKADVQRFHDYGVKIYHPNYEVWDRRLFELYCPGKERYVGRDEWHRRILDSADVFGARNVIPNFVAGVEMAEPFGFTTVKEAIDSTTEGLRFFMSHGITPRFTTWCPEPTTPLGRTNPDGAPLEYHIRLLESYRATMEEFGLSSPPGYGPPGAGNAVFSVSSFMDSLPAAPEAQ, from the coding sequence ATGCCCAGCCGTACCGATCCCGCCCGCACCGAGCCCGGCAGCGCAGACCGCACCCGGCTCGTCGAACGGCTGATGGAGCGGTTCCCGCACGTCCCGCGCGAGGCCGTGATCAAGGAGGACCTGCTCCGCGGCGGCCTGGCCTTCGACGAGTCCGCGCTCAGCGACAACGAGGACGGCGACGTCAAGCCGAAGTCGTACTTCATCTTCTCCTTCGACCACGGCACCCTGCCCGAGCTGGGCGAGGCCGCGCTGCGCCGCCCGCCCGAGGAGATCGTGCTCACCGGCGGCCCGTACGAGCTGCGCCGCACCGTCGTCTCGGTGCGCGTGAACCCCGCGTCCCCGTACCGCGTCGCGGCGGGCGACGACGGAATGCTCGGGCTCTACCTCGACGGCCGCCGGATCTCCGACGTCGGCCTGCCGCCCATGCCGGACTACTACCGGCACACCCTGGCCAACGGCAAGTCCGTGATGGAGGTCGCCCCGACCATCCAGTGGGGCTACCTCGTCTACCTCACCGTCTTCCGCGTCTGCCAGTACTTCGGCGCGAAGGAGGAGTGCCAGTACTGCGACATCAACCACAACTGGCGCCAGCACAAGGCGGCCGGCCGCCCGTACACCGGGGTCAAGCCCGTCGAGGAGGTGCTGGAGGCACTGGAGATCATCGACCGCTACGACACGGCGAAGAGCTCCACGGCGTACACCCTCACCGGCGGCGCCATCACGTCGCACATCGGCGGCCGGGACGAGGCGGACTTCTACGGCCAGTACGCCAAGGCCATCGAGGAGCGTTTCCCCGACCGCTGGATCGGGAAGGTCGTCGCCCAGGCCCTGCCCAAGGCCGACGTCCAGCGGTTCCACGACTACGGCGTGAAGATCTACCACCCCAACTACGAGGTCTGGGACCGCCGACTGTTCGAGCTGTACTGCCCCGGCAAGGAGCGCTACGTCGGCCGGGACGAGTGGCACCGCCGCATCCTGGACTCCGCCGACGTCTTCGGCGCCCGCAACGTGATCCCCAACTTCGTGGCCGGCGTGGAGATGGCCGAGCCGTTCGGCTTCACCACGGTGAAGGAGGCCATCGACTCCACCACCGAGGGCCTGCGCTTCTTCATGTCGCACGGCATCACCCCGCGGTTCACCACCTGGTGCCCGGAGCCCACCACCCCGCTCGGCAGGACCAACCCCGACGGGGCGCCGCTGGAGTACCACATCCGGCTGCTGGAGTCCTACCGGGCCACGATGGAGGAGTTCGGGCTCAGCTCGCCCCCCGGCTACGGCCCGCCCGGCGCCGGGAACGCCGTGTTCTCCGTCAGCTCCTTCATGGACAGCCTGCCGGCCGCTCCCGAGGCCCAGTGA
- a CDS encoding glycoside hydrolase family 25 protein, whose protein sequence is MLHGVDVSSYQSSFDADGLDFVFIKATEGRSYVNPRLTDQTKRARDADCVIGFYHFLWPGNIAAQAEYFLSKAPEKAGDLLAVDWEQNGEGTRPSNAEKDRFIREVKRLRPHHRVLLYCNRYFWLHHDTTSYAGDGLWIADYVKAGHPRIKASWRIHQYTDRPLDKDVAHFSSRAAMRAWARK, encoded by the coding sequence ATGCTGCACGGTGTCGATGTGAGTTCCTATCAGTCCTCGTTCGACGCGGACGGACTCGACTTCGTCTTCATCAAGGCGACCGAGGGCCGTTCCTATGTCAATCCGCGCCTCACCGACCAGACGAAACGCGCCCGCGACGCCGACTGCGTCATCGGCTTCTATCACTTCCTGTGGCCCGGGAACATCGCGGCCCAGGCCGAGTACTTCCTGAGCAAGGCGCCCGAGAAGGCGGGCGACCTGCTCGCCGTGGACTGGGAACAGAACGGCGAGGGCACCCGCCCGAGCAACGCCGAGAAGGACCGCTTCATCCGCGAGGTCAAGCGCCTGCGCCCGCACCACCGCGTCCTGCTCTACTGCAACCGCTACTTCTGGCTGCACCACGACACCACGTCCTACGCCGGGGACGGGCTCTGGATCGCCGACTACGTCAAGGCCGGCCATCCGCGCATCAAGGCGTCCTGGCGCATCCACCAGTACACCGACCGGCCCCTCGACAAGGACGTCGCCCACTTCTCCTCGCGCGCCGCGATGCGCGCCTGGGCCCGGAAGTGA
- a CDS encoding VOC family protein has protein sequence MDALHPRLLVGRFADCFRFYDAVLPPLVGAVRASGSATGPYAHWDVDGQGVLVLFDRGAMAEVAGTADLPVEAPPAQDRSMFVCRVADVDAGLALCLAHGAELTVAARDRPEWGPGLRTAHVRDPEGNLVELQSY, from the coding sequence GTGGACGCGCTGCATCCCCGCCTGCTGGTCGGCCGGTTCGCCGATTGCTTCCGCTTCTACGACGCCGTGCTGCCGCCGCTCGTCGGAGCCGTACGGGCCAGTGGCAGCGCGACGGGGCCGTACGCGCACTGGGATGTGGACGGTCAGGGGGTGCTGGTGCTGTTCGACCGGGGTGCGATGGCGGAGGTGGCCGGGACGGCGGATCTGCCCGTGGAGGCCCCGCCGGCGCAGGACCGGTCGATGTTCGTCTGCCGGGTGGCCGACGTGGACGCCGGGCTGGCGCTCTGCCTCGCCCATGGCGCCGAGTTGACGGTCGCGGCCCGCGACCGGCCGGAGTGGGGGCCGGGACTGCGCACCGCCCATGTACGGGACCCGGAGGGCAACCTCGTCGAGTTGCAGTCGTACTGA
- a CDS encoding MarR family winged helix-turn-helix transcriptional regulator — MNETPPSLLGLTTYLMSKTGKTARGLLADRLAERGLRLWHMAVLAALRDFGPHVQRELATRLSIDRSDVVKIVDGLGGVDLVERARDTTDRRRVTVTVTPAGRALLESLEAEALAVQEEVLAPLNSRERAQLTALLRRVHDAAQETGPAGPGR; from the coding sequence ATGAACGAGACGCCGCCCAGCCTCCTGGGACTCACCACCTACCTCATGTCCAAGACCGGCAAGACGGCGCGCGGGCTGCTCGCGGACCGGCTGGCCGAACGCGGGCTGCGGCTCTGGCACATGGCGGTGCTCGCGGCCCTGCGCGACTTCGGCCCCCATGTGCAGCGGGAACTCGCCACCCGGCTGTCGATCGACCGCAGCGACGTCGTCAAGATCGTGGACGGGCTCGGCGGGGTCGACCTGGTGGAGCGGGCCCGCGACACCACCGACCGGCGCCGGGTCACCGTCACCGTCACCCCGGCCGGCCGCGCCCTGCTGGAGAGCCTGGAGGCCGAGGCGCTGGCCGTGCAGGAGGAGGTGCTCGCCCCGCTGAACAGCCGTGAACGCGCCCAGCTCACCGCCCTGTTGCGCCGGGTGCACGACGCGGCGCAGGAGACCGGCCCGGCCGGGCCAGGTCGCTGA
- a CDS encoding carboxylesterase/lipase family protein — protein MITASAWKRRSRGSGNALTQSGVYGTTGGRVRGRAPVDGVVAVLGIPYAEPPFGENRFRAPRPRTPWPGVRDCTEFGPVAPQSAELPGAPCWSPGDEDVLTLNIWAPADASGPLPVLVWLHGGAYTFGSSAQPDFDGTALARTGLVVVTLNYRLGFEGFGHVPDDGSGAFPPNRGLLDQIAALEWVRDNIAAFGGAPDNVTAAGQSAGAAAAVCLMAMDAARGLFHRVIAHSAVGPCFAPELARRVTERVAAAAAVPATAAALAGADPQALVRASDAVVEDYRRDPGSGPLHWDPVIYGPVADGHVLLDEPLNLIAAGAARDIGLLVCHTTEEYWLMDAVGAAVDVPTDERLHRFAADFGLPAPLVDGYRALLPGAGPHDLHLALYGDLLFGEYSSRLAAVHEAAGGRVFLSRFDRKDGGVRAWHCADVPFAFGNEDERCVRFLIGGTEPGPGDRALARRMTAAWAGFATSGDPGWRPGTDGDIKVWGTPDRAAASGHWRDGDALRALWAAYTYRPARP, from the coding sequence ATGATCACCGCTTCCGCCTGGAAGCGGCGATCGAGAGGCAGTGGGAACGCGTTGACACAGAGCGGTGTGTACGGGACGACCGGCGGACGGGTACGCGGACGCGCTCCGGTCGACGGGGTCGTGGCCGTCCTCGGAATCCCCTACGCCGAACCGCCGTTCGGCGAGAACCGGTTCCGCGCCCCCCGCCCCCGCACCCCGTGGCCGGGGGTACGCGACTGCACGGAGTTCGGCCCCGTCGCCCCGCAGTCCGCCGAACTGCCGGGCGCGCCCTGCTGGTCACCCGGCGACGAGGACGTCCTGACCCTCAACATCTGGGCCCCCGCCGACGCGTCCGGCCCGCTGCCCGTGCTCGTCTGGCTGCACGGCGGCGCCTACACCTTCGGGTCGAGCGCCCAGCCGGACTTCGACGGTACGGCGCTCGCCCGCACCGGCCTCGTGGTGGTCACCCTCAACTACCGCCTCGGCTTCGAGGGCTTCGGCCACGTCCCCGACGACGGGTCCGGCGCCTTCCCGCCCAACCGGGGTCTGCTCGACCAGATCGCCGCCCTGGAATGGGTCCGCGACAACATCGCCGCCTTCGGGGGAGCGCCGGACAACGTCACCGCGGCCGGGCAGTCGGCCGGAGCCGCGGCCGCCGTCTGCCTCATGGCGATGGACGCCGCCCGCGGCCTCTTCCACCGGGTGATCGCCCACAGCGCGGTCGGCCCCTGCTTCGCCCCCGAACTCGCCCGGCGGGTCACGGAGCGCGTGGCCGCCGCCGCGGCAGTGCCGGCCACCGCGGCAGCCCTGGCCGGCGCGGACCCGCAGGCGCTCGTCCGGGCCTCCGACGCCGTTGTCGAGGACTACCGACGCGACCCCGGTTCCGGCCCGCTGCACTGGGACCCGGTCATCTACGGACCGGTCGCCGACGGGCACGTCCTGCTCGACGAGCCGCTGAACCTGATCGCGGCCGGCGCCGCCCGCGACATCGGCCTGCTGGTCTGCCACACGACCGAGGAATACTGGCTGATGGACGCCGTGGGGGCCGCCGTCGACGTCCCCACCGACGAGCGACTGCACCGCTTCGCCGCCGACTTCGGTCTCCCGGCCCCGCTCGTCGACGGATACCGCGCCCTCCTGCCCGGCGCCGGGCCGCACGACCTCCATCTCGCCCTGTACGGGGACCTGCTCTTCGGCGAGTACAGCAGCCGGCTGGCCGCCGTCCACGAGGCGGCGGGCGGGCGCGTCTTCCTCTCCCGGTTCGACCGCAAGGATGGCGGGGTCCGCGCCTGGCACTGCGCCGACGTGCCGTTCGCCTTCGGCAACGAGGACGAGCGGTGCGTCCGGTTCCTGATCGGCGGCACGGAACCGGGGCCGGGCGACCGGGCCCTCGCACGACGGATGACCGCGGCCTGGGCCGGCTTCGCGACGAGCGGCGATCCGGGCTGGCGCCCCGGCACCGACGGCGACATCAAGGTGTGGGGGACACCCGACCGCGCGGCGGCCTCCGGGCACTGGCGGGACGGCGACGCGCTCCGCGCCCTGTGGGCCGCGTACACGTACCGTCCCGCCCGGCCCTGA